In a single window of the Bacillota bacterium genome:
- a CDS encoding D-alanyl-D-alanine carboxypeptidase, with the protein MFIPRRRLRWLVLLCLGLAFGSWLVLTGNRDQPSTPAWVKLGAGPPITYVDDYAQGVNISAQAAILVENATGTVLYAKNEHVRRAPASTTKVLTALLALETGRLDDVVTVSRNADATPGSTAALVAGQKLTLEEALHGLLLRSGNDAAVAIAEHLQGSVSEFAKEMNLRSKELGAANSQWKNPHGLDHPGHYTTAYDLAMISRVALLYPKFAEIVGTKNYSPQSIPRHWSNTNRLLWSYAGADGVKTGTTSQAGHCLVAAASRDGRQLISVVLGSSDRWSDSTRLLNYGFDNFHLIPIATKGQVIAELQIEGAVAPRLEAVALQDCSQ; encoded by the coding sequence ATGTTTATTCCTCGCCGTCGCTTGCGTTGGCTGGTCCTGCTGTGCCTAGGATTGGCCTTCGGGTCGTGGCTGGTGCTGACCGGTAATCGGGACCAACCTAGTACCCCGGCATGGGTCAAGCTGGGCGCCGGTCCTCCCATCACCTACGTGGACGATTACGCCCAGGGAGTCAATATTTCAGCCCAAGCAGCCATCTTGGTGGAAAACGCCACCGGCACTGTGCTTTATGCCAAGAACGAGCATGTCCGTCGGGCACCGGCCAGCACCACTAAAGTGCTGACCGCCCTGTTGGCTCTAGAGACAGGACGTCTAGATGATGTCGTCACCGTCAGCCGCAATGCCGATGCCACTCCAGGGTCTACCGCTGCCCTGGTTGCCGGGCAAAAACTAACCCTAGAGGAAGCGCTGCATGGGTTGTTGTTGCGCTCCGGTAACGATGCAGCCGTAGCCATCGCCGAGCACCTCCAGGGCTCTGTGTCGGAGTTTGCCAAAGAGATGAATCTCCGGTCTAAGGAGTTGGGGGCAGCCAACAGCCAATGGAAAAACCCCCACGGTCTCGATCACCCGGGACATTATACTACTGCCTATGATCTGGCCATGATCTCTCGAGTAGCCTTGCTCTATCCCAAATTCGCCGAGATTGTTGGAACCAAGAACTATTCGCCCCAAAGCATTCCCCGGCACTGGAGCAATACCAACCGACTGCTGTGGAGCTATGCCGGCGCCGACGGAGTCAAGACGGGAACAACCAGTCAAGCCGGTCACTGCCTGGTGGCAGCAGCTTCCCGAGACGGCCGGCAATTGATCAGCGTGGTCCTGGGCTCCAGTGATCGCTGGAGTGACTCCACCCGATTGCTCAACTACGGTTTTGATAATTTCCACCTGATCCCCATTGCCACCAAGGGGCAGGTGATTGCCGAATTACAGATTGAAGGCGCCGTTGCTCCCCGGTTGGAGGCCGTGGCCCTCCAGGATTGTTCCCAGG